One Pseudorasbora parva isolate DD20220531a chromosome 4, ASM2467924v1, whole genome shotgun sequence genomic region harbors:
- the sod3b gene encoding extracellular superoxide dismutase [Cu-Zn] — protein MKTFYILPLAFLLNYHVHICGSLSGLAYASNPSTSDSHQAICRMVPNTGLASGMPRVYGHILFKQSGPNEKLSVTFRLYGLPVYSQQPRAIHIHEYGDLSKGCGSTGGHYNPFSMNHPQHPGDFGNFLPVNGKIRQSQDSNATLFGRLSILGRSVVIHEGEDDLGRGGNVGSLLNGNAGGRLACCVIGLGNPQI, from the coding sequence atgaaaaCCTTCTACATTTTGCCATTAGCATTTTTGCTCAATTACCATGTACACATTTGTGGGTCACTCTCAGGTTTGGCATATGCTTCAAATCCATCTACCAGTGATTCCCATCAGGCCATATGTAGAATGGTCCCTAACACTGGACTAGCATCTGGCATGCCTCGTGTGTATGGTCACATTCTTTTCAAACAGTCTGGCCCAAATGAAAAGCTGAGCGTGACTTTCAGGCTGTATGGTCTCCCTGTCTACAGTCAGCAGCCCAGAGCTATACACATTCATGAGTACGGAGACTTAAGCAAGGGCTGCGGATCTACAGGTGGGCATTACAATCCCTTCAGCATGAACCATCCGCAACATCCAGGGGACTTTGGGAACTTTTTGCCTGTTAATGGGAAGATTCGTCAGTCCCAGGACTCCAATGCAACACTCTTTGGGAGACTCTCAATACTTGGCCGGTCTGTTGTCATTCATGAGGGAGAGGATGATTTGGGCAGAGGTGGCAACGTGGGAAGCTTGCTGAATGGCAACGCTGGAGGCCGACTGGCATGCTGTGTTATTGGACTGGGCAACCCTCAAATTTAA
- the ing2 gene encoding inhibitor of growth protein 2, with protein sequence MLGHYPNVEKSQLVNYVEDYLECVESLPLDIQRNVSLLREIDTKYQEVLKEVDEIYEKYKKETDSGQRKRLQIQLQRALISSQELGDEKIHVVTQMMEVVENRSRQIEAHSPCFLEPGDAERPAEKVRHDPASTSANVVPERSSARRPRRQRNSESRDTCPNGALEDLGEEPPQQPREKKSKSAKKKKRSKAKQEREASPVEFTIDPNEPTYCLCEQVSYGEMIGCDNEQCPIEWFHFSCVGLTYKPKGKWYCPKCRGDSEKTMEKSADRAKKDRRSR encoded by the exons ATGTTAGGGCATTATCCAAACGTGGAAAAATCGCAGCTTGTCAACTACGTGGAGGATTATTTGGAATGTGTCGAATCGCTGCCCTTGGATATACAGAGGAATGTTTCATTGTTACGAGAAATCGACACCAAGTATCAAG AGGTCCTCAAGGAGGTGGATGAGATATATGAGAAGTACAAAAAGGAGACTGACAGTGGGCAGCGCAAGCGGCTGCAGATTCAGTTGCAGCGGGCGCTCATCAGCAGTCAGGAGCTGGGAGATGAGAAAATCCATGTTGTCACACAGATGATGGAGGTGGTGGAAAACCGCTCGCGTCAGATCGAGGCCCACTCGCCTTGCTTCTTGGAGCCGGGAGACGCCGAGCGGCCAGCGGAGAAAGTGAGGCACGACCCCGCAAGCACCTCGGCAAATGTTGTGCCCGAGCGCTCTTCAGCGCGGCGGCCCAGACGTCAGCGCAACAGCGAGAGCCGTGACACTTGTCCCAATGGTGCCCTGGAGGACCTCGGAGAAGAGCCTCCGCAGCAGCCCCGTGAGAAAAAGTCCAAGTCTGCCAAGAAGAAGAAGCGCTCCAAGGCCAAGCAAGAGCGAGAAGCATCGCCGGTGGAGTTCACCATCGATCCCAACGAGCCCACCTACTGCCTCTGTGAACAGGTGTCCTATGGGGAGATGATTGGCTGCGACAATGAGCAATGTCCTATTGAGTGGTTCCATTTTTCCTGTGTTGGACTCACCTACAAGCCCAAGGGTAAATGGTATTGCCCCAAATGCAGGGGTGACAGTGAAAAGACTATGGAAAAAAGTGCAGATAGGGCCAAGAAGGATAGGCGGTCCAGGTAG